A single window of Lytechinus variegatus isolate NC3 chromosome 8, Lvar_3.0, whole genome shotgun sequence DNA harbors:
- the LOC121420154 gene encoding etoposide-induced protein 2.4-like, whose amino-acid sequence MTDILRVTLLDVCHGMRDAVVGSLFVFRVDAEMAKIQEEMRKKREEKMMEARRRPLPQREKKQEEPKVMHRILQCCALNVGVFWLSLVVFNNILLPLLQYVTTFIAGAAGSENFVWAWMKPMLSYTFSAFWVLPLFLLSKAVSALWFQDIADLAYRKSRGRPQLPSLSRLIADLLFSVLIQILFLLQSMLMSLVPIKGVSQFLSMFHLSLLNALYAFEYKWFNMGWEVHTRIAYIETNWPYFLGFGLPLAVITSLPKSYFVSGCVFSTVFPLFIISGNEAQPPPKPCDFQVRLFSFVVGVANKLFYRTVKGPIRSSRSR is encoded by the exons ATGACCGACATATTACGTGTGACACTCCTTGACGTGTGCCATGGCATGCGTGATGCTGTCGTGGGTTCTCTCTTTGTCTTTCGAGTCGACGCCGAGATGGCGAAGATACAAGAGGAGATGAGGaagaagagagaagagaagatGATGGAAGCCAGGCGAAGACCTCTGCCTCAGAGAGAGAAGAAACAAGA GGAACCTAAAGTAATGCATAGAATCCTCCAATGCTGTGCCCTGAACGTTGGGGTGTTCTGGCTGAGTCTTGTCGTCTTTAACAATATCTTGCTTCCTCTGCTACAGTACGTCACTACATTCATTGcag GTGCGGCGGGGTCAGAGAACTTTGTATGGGCATGGATGAAGCCAATGCTGTCCTATACGTTCAGTGCATTCTGGGTTCTACCCCTCTTCCTGCTAAGTAAGGCTGTCAGTGCGTTATGGTTTCAG GATATAGCAGACCTTGCCTATAGGAAGTCCAGAGGTCGGCCCCAGCTACCTAGCCTAAGCAGACTCATAGCAGATCTTCTTTTCAGTGTGCTCATACAGATATTATTTCTATTACAG AGTATGTTGATGAGCTTAGTACCTATAAAAGGAGTGAGCCAGTTCTTGAGTATGTTTCATCTATCATTGCTCAATGCTCTATATGCATTTGAGTACAAGTGGTTTAATATGG ggTGGGAAGTTCACACAAGGATAGCTTACATTGAGACCAACTGGCCGTACTTCTTAGGGTTTGGATTACCCCTGGCCGTCATCACATCACTGCCCAAGTCTTACTTTGTGAGTGGCTGTGTGTTCTCCACTGTCTTCCCTCTCTTCATCATCAGCGGCAATGAGGCTCAGCCTCCACCAAAACCAtg TGACTTCCAAGTACGTCTGTTCTCTTTCGTTGTGGGCGTGGCCAACAAACTATTCTACCGGACTGTGAAAGGACCAATCAGATCGTCTCGGAGTCGGTGA